The Microbulbifer sp. YPW1 genome contains the following window.
CAGAAGAAATTAAGTGGGCCTTAACTGCCGCGGCCAGGTCTGAAAGATTTTGTGATGGATCTTGGGAGCAAATTCTAAAAAATAGGAGGCTGGATCCGGTCTTTGAAAGGCTTCAGGAGCTGCATCATGCATAACAAGTGACTATGGCTCTGAGTCAACCGCTTAGGCCATGTTTCCCTCCCAGGCAGTACCATTTCGTACCATGCTGTTGAGGATAACAATCATCTTGCGCATGCATGCCACCAGAGCAACCTTCGGCCGTTTGCCGGCTGCTCTGAGCCGCTCATAGTGGTCTTTGAATTTCTTATTGCATTGGATGGTCGACATCATCGCCATGAACATAACTGTGCGTATTTGATGGCGTCCACCGCGTATTCGGCGAAGGCCCTGGTAGCGGCCGCTCTCTCGGTTGATCGGCGCCACCCCGACAAGTGCCGCGATCTCTTTGTTATTCAGGGTGCCGAGTTCTGGAAGGTCGCTAAGTAACGTGTAAGCCATGACTTTGCCCACTCCGGGCACACTTTGGAGAATTTCATTTTTCTCTTTCCAGTCATCAGCTTGGGCAATCATGCCATCAAGGGCAGCATCTATCTTATCGATCTGCGCTTTGATCGTTTTCAGCATGGTGTTAATGCTGGTGCGCAGCTCTTTGGGCATGATGGATAGACGGTTCTTTTCCATCGTCTGCATCTCCATCAACTGTCGCCGGCGAACGAGTAAGTCACTGATTTTTCTGTCATTTTCCGGCGCCACAGCTGTTTGAGTAGGCTTGATGCTCTCGCCAAAGTGGGCGATCAGCTGAGCATCGATCTTGTCTGTTTTCGCGAGCTGCCCAATGGCTCCAGCAAACCGCCGTACATGAAGAGGATTGGCGACAACTACAGGTAGATTATGTTTTGCAGCAGCGAACACGAAGGTATGCTCCAGGCGGCCAGTGGCTTCAATAACGATGCGCGTTGGCTGATGTGCTTTGATGCGCTTAATAGCTTCGCGAACACCTTTCGCATCGTTGCTGACAGCAAAGTATTCGCCAAGAGGGCGTATATAAATATCGAGCTGGGTCTTGCCGGTATCTATGCCGACATTGACTTCATTGTCTTGTGAGTGGTTCATTGGTAAGTTAACTCTTGCTTGCAATACGAGCTCGAGGCCCTGATGACTATTCGAGTTGTTACTTTGAGTTTATGCGGCGTTCCCACTTGTTAACGGTCTCTCGACAGAGGAGCCAGACAGGCATCGAACTACCGCATAAAAGGCCTCTGGTTGCAGCCAGAGGTGGGCCTCAATTTTGCCCGTTTGAGAGAGCATGTACACCATACAAGCAGAGGCAGAGCGACAGCCAACGCTACGCACCTTTTGTGTTACTCGCTGGCGCTCAAACATTAACACAAAATGCGCTCCGCGCTGGCTGCGCCTGCGCTGGGCGTTATGCATCGGAGCTATGAATAAACTAGTTATTTTCATAATTTTTTCCGTACTTTCATTTTCGGTAGCATCATCTCCGAGTTTCGAGGCGCGGTATGAATTTGGCAGGGAGCTTGAATTAACTATTTCTCCCTCTTTCGCCGATTCGGCGGTTTATACGTTGGTAACCTATGACGGCAAAAAAAATCTCGCTAAAAGGGTTTTTGAAGGCAGCTTCCAAAAATGGAGCAATGTGAAAAGTGAATCTCACATTGAGCTAACTGACGACACGTATAAAAAGCTACTTAAACTTTTAGATGATGCACTTACTTTTCGTATTAAAGATGATGTCCGAGTGGAAGACGGCATGACTTGGGAGTTGGAAACTTCGAGGTATCAATGGCTAAAAGTTCGAATAGGTACGCCAGAGTACGACACTGAATCCAGGGGATACAGTGGGCTTCTAGAATTGGGGGCGTTCGTCCAGGCACAATTCCCGTAAAATGCATAACAATGCAATGCGCCACGGAAATTAAGTTAAGATTTTTAGAGGTCAAAGCCTCCCAGATCCATGCCCATACCCATATCTCCACCGAGATCGGGCATTCCCATGTCGGGCGTGGAGGGTAGGGTTACGGCTTCCGGCATTCTTGGTGCTTCTACCCCCCAGTCCGGATCAACTTCGCGACCAATACCACCGCCGCCGCTGCCACCACCGGGTGGTACTACAATCACCGGGCGACGAAAGCCGATCCACGGGCGCCATGCGTGGCCGTAGTAATGGCTCCTGTAGCCTGTTCCGCCACGCGCTGCTTGTGTGTTTCTTACATTAGTACTGCTGCTTTGATTGCCGCTGCTGCCGGCGCAGCCGCTGCTGAGTGCGAGCGGGGCGATGATGGCAGCAGTCGCAGCAAAGGCCAGTATTCTCTTGAATGCAATCATGGTTACTCGCCTCCCGCTTGAATCGCAAATACGCCGCCTGTTGGGTCGGCCACGATGGCGATATCGGCATTTAAGTCCCCTTTCATCGGAGGAACGAGGATTCTGCCGCCATTTTTCACCACGGCACGGGCTGTCGCGCGAACACTTTTGACTTTCATATACAGTAGCCAATTCGATTCGACGTCGGCGAGTGGCGTGCGCAGTATACTGGCCCGCGCAGTACCATCCCGGCCGAGGATTCTGTAATCCTGCCCCTGTTGTCCTTTACGAGAGACTGCGTTGTAACCGACCACTTTGTTGTAGAACTTTGCGGTACTATCGGGGCGCTCCGTCCACAATTCCGGCCACAGCCATTCGTTGTAGCGAGCACGGCTATCAGCAGGATCGCCGTTGTCATTGCGTAACAGCATCACCACGGCGCCGTTCGGGTCCTCGATCACTGCCGCACGTCCTATGCCAGGTAATCGCTGTGACGGCTCTACAACCTTGCCACCGTTGAGCTTTGCTGCTTTGACGGCGGCGTCGACATCGACGACGGAGATAGAGGGTAACCAAATTGAGCCATCCTGGGGCGCCCGCGCACCGGTGTATGTCGCTAGCGTTGCGACTGGCTCACCACGAATATAGGCATCGATATAACCCTCTGGATCGTTACGCCGGAGCTGCCACCCGAACACCGCGCTATAAAAATTGGCGGCAGTATTGAGATTGGTTGTTAAAAGGTCGGCGCGTACGACCTTTCCTGGCAAATAGTCTGCAGCTGCTAGATATGATGGCCGCACGATGACGAACAGCAGCGCTGCCAAAGTTAGCAGTCGTCTCAGGCATGATTGGCCCGGTGGGGTGGCGTACATTTCTGCCTCCTGAGTTAAATTCCGCGCAGGTTTAGCATTAGGTATAGACGGTAGGGGGAGTGAACTCAATGAGTCGGCTGCGCTATCGGTTGATCGCGGCATCGAAAGAGGGCAGGCCGCGTTTGGGCATTGGCTTGTTTACTATGTTGTTGACTGCGCTCCCAACTCACCCAGCTTCAGGTGAAAATTTACGCTATCGATACGAAGATGTTTCGTGTCTATGTGTGTGCCTCGTCAATTTTTTTCTATCTCGGCCAGCATCAGCTCGCGAATTACCGGAACCGGGGCATTTCCATAACTCAGGAATTTTTCGTGAAACTGCTTGAGGTTAAACCGGTCGCCGAGCTTTTCTTTTATTTCGTCTCGCAGCGCCATGATGTCCATGTACCCGGCAAAGTAGCTGGTGAGCTGGACCTGGCTGAGGGTGGCGCGGCGCCATTTCCCCATGGCTTCGGTTTTCTGCTGAAAGGCCTGCTTCATCATCAGATCCATCGCCTGCTGTTCGGTAATACCCTTAACCTGGATCGAATAGTCGAGAAGCGTGTTGACCACCGTCCGCAGGTTCCACTTGTAGTACATCATCCACAGTTCCGGTGAGAAATCGCCGTAACCTGCCTCCAGCATCATACGCTCGGTATACACTGCCCAGCCCTCGATCATCGCGCCATTGCCAAGAATATTCTTGATCAGGCTGGGAGATTGGTTGGCGTAAATCAGCTGGGTGTAGTGTCCCGGAATGGCCTCGTGGATATTCAGTATCTGCATCAGGTAGGTGTTGTACTCGCGCAGGAAGCTCTCTGCGCGGTCATCTGGGAGCTCTTCCACCGGCATCACGTTGTAGTAAGTATTTGCGTCTTTGTCGTAAGGGCCCGGCGCATTGATCGAGGCCACAGCGAAACCGCGCATGTAGGGCGGGGTGGTGCGTACTACGAGGGGCTTGCTGGGGTCCAACGTCAGTAGATCTTTTTCATTTACAAAGGCTACAAGCTCGGGAATCTGTGCTTCCACCGCGGCTTTGAAATTCTCCTTGGTAGCGTGGTGTTGCGAGAGCTTTTCTAGTACCCGTGCGATTTTCTCGAGAATATCGTCTGGCCGCTTTTCACCGGTGAAATACTTTGGCCACAGTTTGTCGGCCAGATCGTCCATCTTCAAATGCAGGCGGTCTTTTTCTCGCAGCGCCCGCTGGTATAGCTCTTTAGCGGTCATGCCTATCTGGATTTCGTAGCCGAATTTCTCTTCATACAGTTTTTCGCCGATTCGGAAATTGTGAAAGCTGTCCGCCTTCTCCATTGAGGCGTAGAGTGTCTGCAGCATGGTGACATATTCGGTAATTGCCTGGCGGGTAGCCTCGAGTCGGGTCAGGAACATCTCCTTTTCCTGTTTGGAAAGCCCGCTCTCTGCTACTTTTTTTTCAAGTTCTTCACCGAACACTGATCGAGCGCCCTCGTTTTGCTCTATGGCCAATATCAATTGCGGTGACGCAGGGTTCCGCAGCGATTTTTCGGCTGCGGCATAGTATGCCGGTACTAGTTGCATCCGATTGCTGAAGGCGCGCAGTCGCTTATCTAGAGGGGCGTAGTCGGTATTGAGTATCAGGGCGAAGCCATGAGAGACATTGTATTTGGCCGGATTCCATTCGTGAGACTTGAATACCGTCAGATCCCAGATTGTCTTGTCCAGGAAGTTATTGATCAGCGCCAGGTCGGTGCGGGCGTTTTCACTCAAGTCCTTGTTATTGAAGCGAGAGAACTGGTTACGGTAGTTGCGCGCGAAGCTGAGCACTTTCTGACGGTAGTTTTTGTCCGGAGCTTCCAGTCGCTCGGCTACCGCGTAGTAGCCGTTGTTGATGGCCCAGGAGGGGAACAGGTGCCACATACGCTCGATCATCTGGTTGCTCAGATGCTGGAATTCGAGTTCGTCCGCGGAGAGCTTTCTTTCGTCCTTGTTCCGGGGCTTGCTTTGGACCTGGCTGCTGCTGTCGGTCACATCACTTGTGGGCGCGTTGGCATCGCGCTCTTCCGCGGGGGGCGCCGGCTGTGCGCTTTTGTCCCCACACCCGGCCAGGGCGGCGGTCACAAGTATGGCTGTCATCAGGCGTTTCATAAGCGGTCTCGAATTTTTCACGGAATCTGCTCAAAAACTAGCACAGTCAACTTATAGTTATCCGTTGATGCGACATTTATTTTGTGTGAACCAGGTCGCCTTGTCTCACATTGGGGCGGCGGCTAAAGTGGCAAAACAAGAATTTGTGGCCGAGTGCCGCGAATCGATTCAAACAATTTTGTATTTTTGTCTTAGGAGTCTGGTATGACAGAACTCGCAGCACAGGCATGTGAGGCCTGCAGAGCTGATGCGCCATTGGTGTCCGATGAGGAACTGGCCGAACTGATGCGGGAAATCCCCGATTGGACCCCGGTAGCCCGGGACGGTGTGATGCAACTTGAACGTGTGTTCAAGTTCCGCAACTTCAAGCAGGCGCTAGCGTTCACTAACCGCGTCGGCGAAATTGCCGAAGAAGTGGGCCATCACCCCGCGCTGCTGACGGAGTGGGGTAAGGTAACCGTGACCTGGTGGAGCCATGAGGCCGGTGGCCTGCACAAGAATGATTTCATTATGGCTGCGCGTACTGACAAGCAACTCGACGCAGAATAAGCGTCGCAGTAGTTAGGGCCCTTCTTCGCTCAACATTGCTTTGCAGCTTGTCTGGCCCCGGCGGCATTTGTCGCTGCGGGCCGAACGCGCCGCCAGATCCGCAAGATGTACAAAGAGTAAGTTAAGAAGGATCACAATGCTGAAGATGAAAGCCACCTGCGAGCGGTGCAGTGCGAAGCTCGGCCTTTCTGCCCAGGCCTTTATCTGTTCCTATGAGTGCACTTTCTGTCCTGAGTGTACGGAAGAGTTAAAGCACGAGTGTCCCAATTGCCAGGGTAACCTGGTTCTCCGCCCGGCTCGTCGCACCTCTCCGACAGAGGTTGCCAAGTCCGGTTTCAAGGCGAAGCTGGAAACCATTCTTCCTTAGTCTCTTTCTTCCCCAGTCACCTCTCCGGGCGTGGCGTAATTGGTCCTTGCCGGCGTCAGGCGGCCTTTTGCGCCCACAGCAAAAATTCCCTGTTGCCGTCGCCGCCGGTGATTGGGCTTTCCATGTAGCTGCGCACCTGAAGATCCAGTTCCTCGCACAGCGCGTAAATTCTTTCCTGAACCCCCTGGTAAAGGGCTGGGTCACGTACCAGTCCGCCTTTACCGAGGCCCTCGGGGCCCACCTCAAACTGGGGTTTCACCAGGCTCAGCAAGTGACCGCCGGTCTTCATCAGTGGCGGCAACTGCGGCAGTATCAGGGTCTGGGAGATAAAAGAAACATCCATTACCACGGCATCGAAGCCGTGATCTGCATAGGGTGCAATCTGCTCGGCGGTGATGTGGCGTGCGTTGAGGCCCTCGAACAAGTGCATGCGCGGGTTTTCACGCAGGGATTCCGCCAGCTGGTCGTGTCCGACATCCACGCCGACCACGAGTTCGGCGCCCCGTTGCAGCAGGCAGTCGCTGAAACCACCGGTGGAACAGCCGACGTCCAGCGCGTGCCATCCGGCGGGGTTGAGCCCGGTGTGGTCGAGAATACCCGCCAGCTTGAGGCCGGCGCGGGATGCATACTGGTCCTCGGGCAGCGGTTCGACCTGGATCTGGGTTTCCTCGCTCACTGTTTGGCTGGCCTTGCTGGCCGGGCGCCAGCTGTGACCGTCTGACAGAGAGACCCGGCCGGCATCGATCAGTTTGCGGGCGTGGGTGCGCGAGCTGGCGAGCTGTTGCTGGACGAGGAGGAGGTCGAGACGGATCATGCGTTGTACTCACTATATTATGGGGAGCACCGGGATTGGAGGAAGATTCGGCTGCCATGCTAACCTCTGCCCCTCAAACGGAAAAGTCTCAGTTAGAATCCCTATTCATTCCGGAACCGAATAACAGGAGTTGGCGTTAGATGGCAAAAAATGTGCTGAGTAAATTCAGGGTGCGCAAGGGCAAGGTCTTTGAGGCCCCGTTGGAGAACGCATTCGGCCGCCTCGTTACGCCATTCGAAGAGTTCATCCATCGCCAGAGCAGCAGTGGCCTCCTGCTGATGGCGTGTGCGGTGATCGCTCTGGTGATTGCGAACTCTCCCTGGCAGGAATGGTACAAGCATATTCTTCACCTGCCGGTCAGCTACAACTTCGGTGAGTGGTCGCTTTCGATGAGCTTCCACCACTGGATCAACGACGGCCTGATGGCCATCTTCTTTCTGCTGGTGGGGCTGGAACTGAAGCGGGAGTTCCTCGTTGGGGAGCTTTCGGAGCTGAAGCACGCGGTGCTGCCGGTTATGGCGGCTATCGGCGGTATGGTCGTGCCGGCGCTGATTTTTTACATGATGAACGGCGGCACGCCGTCAGAGCGTGGCTGGGGTATTCCGATGGCCACGGACATTGCATTTGCGGTGGGCTGTATCGCTATCCTCGGCAATCGGGTACCGCGCGCTGTGGTGACCTTCCTGGTGGCCCTGGCCATTGTGGATGACCTGGGTGCGATTCTGGTGATTGCCATCTGGTATACCGAGAGCGTGAACACCAACGCACTGATGGCTGCCTGCGCGCTGGTTGCGGTGATGTGGCTGCTGAAGTTCGCCGGTGTGCGCCGCTCCGCGGGATACATCTTCGTGGGGATACTGCTGTGGTATGCGCTCTACGTAACGGGGGTACACGCGACCCTCGCCGGGGTGATTACCGCCATGGCCATTCCCGCGCGCCCCAAGTATGACCCGG
Protein-coding sequences here:
- a CDS encoding DUF885 domain-containing protein, whose protein sequence is MTAILVTAALAGCGDKSAQPAPPAEERDANAPTSDVTDSSSQVQSKPRNKDERKLSADELEFQHLSNQMIERMWHLFPSWAINNGYYAVAERLEAPDKNYRQKVLSFARNYRNQFSRFNNKDLSENARTDLALINNFLDKTIWDLTVFKSHEWNPAKYNVSHGFALILNTDYAPLDKRLRAFSNRMQLVPAYYAAAEKSLRNPASPQLILAIEQNEGARSVFGEELEKKVAESGLSKQEKEMFLTRLEATRQAITEYVTMLQTLYASMEKADSFHNFRIGEKLYEEKFGYEIQIGMTAKELYQRALREKDRLHLKMDDLADKLWPKYFTGEKRPDDILEKIARVLEKLSQHHATKENFKAAVEAQIPELVAFVNEKDLLTLDPSKPLVVRTTPPYMRGFAVASINAPGPYDKDANTYYNVMPVEELPDDRAESFLREYNTYLMQILNIHEAIPGHYTQLIYANQSPSLIKNILGNGAMIEGWAVYTERMMLEAGYGDFSPELWMMYYKWNLRTVVNTLLDYSIQVKGITEQQAMDLMMKQAFQQKTEAMGKWRRATLSQVQLTSYFAGYMDIMALRDEIKEKLGDRFNLKQFHEKFLSYGNAPVPVIRELMLAEIEKN
- a CDS encoding VOC family protein; this encodes MYATPPGQSCLRRLLTLAALLFVIVRPSYLAAADYLPGKVVRADLLTTNLNTAANFYSAVFGWQLRRNDPEGYIDAYIRGEPVATLATYTGARAPQDGSIWLPSISVVDVDAAVKAAKLNGGKVVEPSQRLPGIGRAAVIEDPNGAVVMLLRNDNGDPADSRARYNEWLWPELWTERPDSTAKFYNKVVGYNAVSRKGQQGQDYRILGRDGTARASILRTPLADVESNWLLYMKVKSVRATARAVVKNGGRILVPPMKGDLNADIAIVADPTGGVFAIQAGGE
- a CDS encoding DUF1272 domain-containing protein codes for the protein MLKMKATCERCSAKLGLSAQAFICSYECTFCPECTEELKHECPNCQGNLVLRPARRTSPTEVAKSGFKAKLETILP
- a CDS encoding IS110 family transposase: MNHSQDNEVNVGIDTGKTQLDIYIRPLGEYFAVSNDAKGVREAIKRIKAHQPTRIVIEATGRLEHTFVFAAAKHNLPVVVANPLHVRRFAGAIGQLAKTDKIDAQLIAHFGESIKPTQTAVAPENDRKISDLLVRRRQLMEMQTMEKNRLSIMPKELRTSINTMLKTIKAQIDKIDAALDGMIAQADDWKEKNEILQSVPGVGKVMAYTLLSDLPELGTLNNKEIAALVGVAPINRESGRYQGLRRIRGGRHQIRTVMFMAMMSTIQCNKKFKDHYERLRAAGKRPKVALVACMRKMIVILNSMVRNGTAWEGNMA
- a CDS encoding 4a-hydroxytetrahydrobiopterin dehydratase, whose protein sequence is MTELAAQACEACRADAPLVSDEELAELMREIPDWTPVARDGVMQLERVFKFRNFKQALAFTNRVGEIAEEVGHHPALLTEWGKVTVTWWSHEAGGLHKNDFIMAARTDKQLDAE
- the nhaA gene encoding Na+/H+ antiporter NhaA, which gives rise to MAKNVLSKFRVRKGKVFEAPLENAFGRLVTPFEEFIHRQSSSGLLLMACAVIALVIANSPWQEWYKHILHLPVSYNFGEWSLSMSFHHWINDGLMAIFFLLVGLELKREFLVGELSELKHAVLPVMAAIGGMVVPALIFYMMNGGTPSERGWGIPMATDIAFAVGCIAILGNRVPRAVVTFLVALAIVDDLGAILVIAIWYTESVNTNALMAACALVAVMWLLKFAGVRRSAGYIFVGILLWYALYVTGVHATLAGVITAMAIPARPKYDPVAFSTFVKDIIRSFDRCFRPGDKIIANDALRARVTALDNGIHLVQSPLQRMETRLHTPVAFIVVPIFALANAGIPIDSFTSASAVLNPLTLGVICGLVFGKLIGIAGATWIGWKLGLGELPKSATFHHIVGVALLGGIGFTMSIFIAELAFAGENEMLIQAKAGVLLASVIAGVAGFLILRRAPIVESTQSDEAGHLDSPTTDIKPGDSEAKDQDEGEERKLP
- a CDS encoding TlyA family RNA methyltransferase: MIRLDLLLVQQQLASSRTHARKLIDAGRVSLSDGHSWRPASKASQTVSEETQIQVEPLPEDQYASRAGLKLAGILDHTGLNPAGWHALDVGCSTGGFSDCLLQRGAELVVGVDVGHDQLAESLRENPRMHLFEGLNARHITAEQIAPYADHGFDAVVMDVSFISQTLILPQLPPLMKTGGHLLSLVKPQFEVGPEGLGKGGLVRDPALYQGVQERIYALCEELDLQVRSYMESPITGGDGNREFLLWAQKAA